In one window of Poriferisphaera corsica DNA:
- a CDS encoding autotransporter domain-containing protein, which produces MTFKNKAGRRITITTSALLTAWMCMSSSSICAAKNITWDGGGSGDGWSTKENWDHADGVSNDDTVTFDTASAATSVVDITETITSLNYSNGGANSIAINISGSNALTLRNITNNSSVEQTITASSQSGTLIANNSFGLTIDAANGLKYTTGTLNLVNKTLTLANGTTFTLDDVTIQNLQDLSIGDGAKLVLKDTAGSAGNITFNGASGDLEVEGDTLAIGSTRSVTLATTTNIKSSNEGEINIAGKITGTGDLNIDSDDGNGSITISNTGNDFEGDVTLKNGRLILTADDVLGDKDNDTGNKLVIEGGEIAVKNTSTDGITINNAVELNGDFKAVSTYDSTATNDNQKGPQKLIIAGKVTLGADSAIDVELEKVDGSEDAPAGTQAEFVITGVIGETGGARKITKNGDGKLVLEGDNTFTGGVDLAAGTLALSHDNALGSGNLTITGTSANVVLKDGVTIGNTLDISADDTLNVEADSAAGEATLTSNIAIDDDTTIDVNTGTINMTGNITDTGTNKLTKDGDGTLVLAGDVQHTGGTTIANGKLVIQDDNVAATGKDLGVTEVAAGATLDAQEDLSVSNLTGEGNITLTKFDKDDDNTTDDEAANITITTNSDSEFAGNISGEGQVTLDGTSKITLSGASTYSGGTVIEANANVVAKNNKAFGSGDVAFKIDSATLNVADGITIGNTLDLIGNNNIKLDSDGMGTLSSDITLDDDKIFDIISNSIELSGVISGTRKIEKNGAGDLILSGVNTFANGVDLNAGKLTIGNDDALGAGTLKVADGTTLASKGNNAIANDVNFDDGAGASATSVTFDGDGKLTLGKANDDDTAQLGTVTFDDDGTTINNNSTDGELILNGTTAGGALTLDGSGTTRFTDKLTAGHASTTANNGYIIDDTVGGLTGFTNAGAKVLKTTATVTDPSVTINLSENDGLATSLQSGVNNTIANNVVIDDQTVLGGDGLILTGAVELQDGIDDDDKVALEIANGGNVTLTGDITLTGADTIEKLAAGTLNLNNADNQITANLEAKDGTTNIGGAGLTGNVTVDGANAIVKNTSTITGNVNVNNGAFTAAANVTENVTVEANGTLNIATTDILATDKTLTLKDGATIAADGTSRTVNANVAYDNNGTVNVTGPNSLTLANNVDLDGNATTQTFNISKDASLVLSGKYTDATGDNDKFTLNKTGQGAIIVGNQDSAPDANDATAFFGDINTNAGTTSIIGAGVDGDVTVSTDTAIEANTILKAAGKITGTTTIESSQMSTSSDPQKIYSVLEVASDDAFDTTSVLALENEATIAATGADREVAANLNLTTGNTVRVIGTHKLSLSDNIDVNGATLAQTFEVSENATLALTGDITDSNDASDEFFNLTKTGKGAVEIGNQASLDLFNDDTDDNEKVFAGNLTVTDGTITLMGSKITGDVEVNYDESASTQGIFAGTGIIAGNLNINDGAIHNPGQSPGKLNVEGTYTVGEDATVNFEIDTVADAHDQINVTGNVTIDDKAVANVNFSGDKLEDGKTYDLIVTEGSFTGNQSFRNTDDTLNINDNRLFFDTTAELDSTGKKWQAKVTENGIKYDDVSDGKTNTQIAKTMRAWKQEIVETPAAGSIDEDRKNVLDALNSASNRTEFNGMVSQLNAPQHVAAAPEVFNNVSAGNNQVTGRLAGLRGGTEMFGQVGASDRSMTNYASDPTVLALALDTPQEMLDWFNSKDYSAWGKIFGQYSDQDTTKDRLGYTALSAGVVGGVDCKVNDQFILGVLGSFTQTEIDFDDSDSENSVNTIRSGVYASYYVNDAMYVDGVATLGYNWTESERQIKVGSIDRTADADYESVDLSLYGGTGFDWVMGSFTVTPNAWAQYTFFSQDEFSETGAGSLNTTVEEYDTYSFRTQLGVKITRMSEINGRPFMPEFSIGWIHEFAELDEMEARFTGETNPFSYDPGTANEDALFIGGGVTTLLSDRSSLFVKYDGEFAKDGMTQALSAGLKFKF; this is translated from the coding sequence ATGACATTCAAAAACAAAGCTGGTCGCAGGATTACGATCACGACCAGCGCACTGCTCACAGCATGGATGTGTATGAGCAGCTCCAGCATTTGTGCCGCAAAAAATATTACCTGGGACGGTGGCGGCTCGGGTGATGGTTGGTCTACAAAAGAAAATTGGGATCATGCAGATGGCGTCTCCAATGACGACACTGTTACATTTGATACCGCTAGTGCCGCAACGAGTGTTGTTGACATCACAGAAACAATCACCTCACTGAATTACAGCAATGGTGGCGCAAATTCAATTGCGATTAATATCTCTGGTAGTAACGCCCTCACCCTACGCAACATCACCAATAACTCTTCAGTAGAACAAACCATAACTGCGTCAAGCCAAAGTGGGACATTGATAGCAAATAATAGTTTTGGTCTTACTATCGATGCTGCCAACGGTTTGAAGTACACCACTGGTACATTGAACCTCGTCAACAAAACACTCACACTTGCAAATGGCACCACGTTCACACTTGATGATGTCACAATCCAAAACCTCCAAGATCTCAGCATCGGTGACGGCGCCAAGCTCGTCCTTAAGGACACAGCTGGCAGTGCTGGCAACATCACGTTCAACGGCGCAAGCGGCGACCTTGAAGTTGAAGGCGACACCCTCGCCATTGGCAGCACTCGCTCAGTAACGCTCGCAACCACGACCAACATCAAGTCAAGCAATGAAGGTGAAATCAACATTGCTGGCAAGATCACCGGTACTGGTGATCTCAACATCGACTCCGATGACGGCAACGGTTCGATCACAATCAGTAACACCGGCAACGATTTTGAAGGTGATGTCACCCTCAAAAATGGACGCCTCATTCTGACTGCTGACGATGTTCTCGGCGACAAGGATAACGACACCGGTAATAAGCTCGTCATCGAAGGCGGCGAAATCGCAGTCAAAAACACTTCAACCGATGGCATCACCATCAACAACGCAGTTGAACTAAACGGCGATTTCAAAGCTGTCAGCACATACGATTCAACTGCAACCAATGACAATCAGAAAGGCCCTCAAAAGCTAATCATCGCTGGCAAGGTCACACTCGGTGCGGATTCAGCCATCGACGTTGAACTTGAAAAAGTCGACGGCAGCGAAGATGCCCCAGCAGGCACACAAGCTGAATTCGTCATCACCGGCGTCATTGGCGAAACCGGCGGAGCACGTAAAATCACCAAAAACGGTGATGGCAAGCTCGTCCTTGAAGGCGATAACACCTTTACAGGTGGCGTTGACCTCGCCGCGGGCACGCTCGCTCTGAGCCATGACAACGCTCTCGGTTCTGGTAATCTCACCATTACCGGCACATCCGCCAACGTCGTTCTCAAAGACGGTGTCACCATCGGCAACACGCTTGACATCTCTGCAGATGACACGCTCAACGTCGAAGCTGACAGCGCTGCTGGTGAAGCAACCCTTACATCAAACATTGCAATCGATGATGACACGACCATCGACGTGAACACCGGCACAATCAATATGACCGGTAACATCACAGACACAGGCACAAACAAGCTGACCAAAGATGGCGACGGCACACTCGTCTTGGCTGGTGATGTACAGCATACCGGCGGCACGACCATCGCTAACGGCAAACTCGTCATCCAAGATGATAATGTTGCAGCAACAGGCAAAGACCTCGGTGTCACCGAAGTTGCTGCCGGTGCGACACTCGACGCACAAGAAGATCTCTCCGTATCAAACCTGACTGGCGAAGGTAACATCACCCTCACCAAGTTCGATAAAGATGACGATAACACAACCGATGACGAAGCCGCCAACATCACGATCACCACAAACTCTGATTCTGAGTTTGCTGGCAATATCTCCGGTGAAGGCCAAGTCACCCTTGACGGCACCAGCAAAATCACCCTCTCAGGTGCTAGCACCTACTCGGGTGGTACAGTTATTGAAGCAAACGCTAATGTAGTTGCCAAGAACAACAAAGCATTCGGGTCAGGCGACGTCGCTTTCAAAATAGATTCTGCCACGCTCAATGTTGCTGACGGTATCACCATTGGTAATACCCTCGACCTTATCGGCAACAACAACATCAAGCTCGATTCTGATGGCATGGGTACGCTCTCCAGCGATATCACACTCGATGACGATAAAATCTTCGATATCATCAGCAACAGCATCGAACTCTCCGGTGTCATCTCTGGCACACGGAAGATCGAAAAGAATGGCGCAGGTGACTTGATCCTTTCTGGCGTTAACACGTTCGCGAATGGTGTTGACCTAAACGCTGGCAAGCTCACCATCGGCAACGATGACGCACTTGGCGCAGGCACTCTCAAAGTGGCTGACGGCACCACTCTTGCTTCTAAAGGCAATAATGCCATCGCAAACGACGTCAATTTTGATGACGGTGCTGGCGCTTCCGCAACATCCGTAACTTTCGATGGCGACGGTAAGCTGACACTCGGCAAAGCAAACGATGACGACACTGCACAGCTTGGTACAGTAACCTTTGATGATGATGGTACAACCATCAACAACAACTCTACTGATGGCGAACTTATCCTCAATGGTACAACTGCAGGCGGAGCACTAACACTCGATGGCAGCGGTACAACTCGCTTCACCGATAAGCTCACAGCAGGCCACGCCAGCACAACAGCCAACAACGGCTACATCATCGATGACACCGTTGGTGGACTCACTGGCTTTACCAACGCAGGCGCTAAGGTTCTTAAAACAACCGCAACGGTGACTGATCCTTCTGTAACGATCAACCTCAGCGAAAACGACGGCCTCGCAACCTCCTTGCAGTCCGGCGTAAACAACACAATCGCTAACAATGTTGTTATCGACGATCAAACCGTACTCGGTGGTGACGGCCTCATCCTCACTGGTGCTGTCGAACTCCAAGACGGTATTGATGATGATGACAAGGTTGCACTCGAAATCGCTAACGGCGGCAACGTGACCCTCACCGGTGACATCACACTCACCGGCGCAGACACAATCGAAAAGCTTGCCGCTGGCACACTCAACCTCAACAACGCTGACAACCAAATCACAGCCAACCTCGAAGCCAAAGACGGCACTACCAACATCGGCGGCGCAGGTCTCACCGGTAATGTCACCGTCGACGGCGCTAACGCAATCGTCAAGAACACATCAACCATCACCGGCAACGTCAACGTCAACAACGGTGCATTCACCGCTGCTGCAAACGTAACCGAAAACGTAACAGTTGAAGCCAACGGCACACTCAATATCGCAACCACCGATATCCTCGCCACAGACAAGACACTCACACTGAAGGACGGCGCAACCATCGCAGCTGATGGCACAAGCCGCACCGTGAACGCCAATGTTGCATATGACAACAACGGCACCGTCAACGTCACCGGCCCCAACAGCCTCACACTCGCAAACAACGTCGATCTCGACGGTAACGCGACAACTCAAACCTTCAATATCTCCAAGGACGCTTCACTTGTCCTCTCTGGCAAGTACACCGATGCAACTGGAGACAACGACAAGTTCACACTCAACAAGACAGGCCAAGGTGCTATCATCGTTGGCAATCAGGATTCCGCTCCTGATGCAAACGACGCGACCGCATTCTTCGGCGACATCAACACGAACGCTGGCACAACTTCAATCATCGGCGCAGGTGTAGACGGCGACGTCACTGTGTCCACCGACACCGCTATCGAAGCGAACACCATCCTCAAAGCAGCGGGTAAAATTACCGGCACAACGACGATTGAATCCTCGCAAATGTCAACTTCCTCAGATCCTCAAAAAATATACTCAGTACTTGAGGTTGCATCTGATGACGCGTTTGACACCACTTCTGTGCTAGCCCTCGAAAATGAAGCGACAATCGCTGCTACAGGTGCCGACCGTGAAGTTGCTGCAAATCTTAACCTCACAACAGGCAATACCGTCAGAGTCATCGGCACTCATAAACTCTCACTCTCAGACAACATCGATGTCAACGGTGCGACTCTCGCTCAGACATTCGAAGTTTCCGAGAACGCGACCCTCGCTCTGACCGGTGACATCACCGACTCGAACGATGCAAGCGACGAGTTCTTCAACCTCACAAAGACCGGCAAAGGTGCTGTCGAAATCGGCAACCAAGCAAGTCTTGACCTCTTCAACGACGACACCGATGACAACGAAAAAGTCTTTGCAGGCAACCTGACCGTCACCGACGGCACAATCACCCTCATGGGCTCAAAGATCACCGGCGACGTCGAAGTCAATTACGATGAATCAGCTAGTACACAAGGCATCTTTGCAGGTACCGGCATCATCGCTGGCAACCTCAACATCAACGACGGTGCTATCCATAACCCTGGTCAGTCACCCGGCAAACTCAATGTCGAAGGCACCTACACCGTAGGTGAAGACGCAACCGTCAACTTTGAAATCGATACCGTTGCTGACGCTCATGATCAGATCAACGTCACGGGCAATGTCACCATCGACGACAAGGCTGTCGCAAACGTCAACTTCTCCGGCGACAAGCTCGAAGATGGCAAGACCTACGACCTAATCGTCACCGAAGGCAGCTTCACGGGTAACCAAAGCTTCCGTAACACTGACGATACCCTCAACATCAACGACAACCGTCTCTTCTTCGATACCACCGCTGAACTCGACAGCACCGGCAAGAAGTGGCAAGCCAAGGTCACAGAAAACGGCATCAAGTACGATGACGTCTCTGACGGCAAAACCAATACTCAGATCGCAAAAACCATGCGAGCATGGAAGCAAGAGATTGTCGAAACACCAGCTGCCGGCTCCATTGATGAAGATCGCAAGAACGTCCTTGACGCCCTCAACTCTGCATCAAACCGCACTGAGTTCAACGGCATGGTGTCACAACTCAACGCACCGCAACACGTTGCTGCAGCTCCTGAAGTCTTCAACAACGTCTCCGCTGGTAACAACCAAGTCACCGGTCGTCTCGCAGGTCTTCGCGGCGGTACTGAAATGTTCGGCCAAGTCGGCGCTTCTGATCGCAGCATGACCAACTACGCCAGCGACCCAACCGTTCTCGCGCTTGCTCTTGATACACCTCAGGAAATGCTCGACTGGTTCAACTCCAAAGATTACTCCGCATGGGGCAAGATCTTCGGTCAGTATTCCGATCAGGATACAACCAAAGATCGCCTCGGCTACACCGCTCTCTCTGCTGGCGTTGTCGGCGGCGTAGACTGTAAAGTCAACGACCAGTTCATCCTCGGTGTCCTTGGCTCATTCACTCAGACTGAAATCGACTTCGATGACTCTGACAGCGAAAATTCAGTGAACACAATCCGCTCCGGCGTTTATGCCTCTTACTACGTCAACGACGCAATGTACGTCGACGGCGTAGCAACACTCGGCTACAACTGGACCGAATCAGAACGTCAAATCAAAGTCGGTTCTATCGACCGTACCGCTGACGCTGACTATGAATCAGTCGACCTCTCTCTCTATGGCGGCACAGGCTTCGACTGGGTCATGGGTTCATTCACTGTCACACCAAATGCTTGGGCTCAGTACACATTCTTCTCACAGGACGAATTCTCCGAAACAGGTGCGGGCTCGCTCAACACCACCGTCGAAGAATACGACACCTACTCATTCCGCACACAGCTCGGCGTCAAGATCACGCGTATGTCCGAGATCAACGGCCGCCCATTCATGCCTGAATTCTCAATCGGTTGGATCCACGAATTCGCCGAACTCGATGAAATGGAAGCTCGCTTCACTGGCGAAACCAACCCATTCTCATACGACCCAGGTACCGCTAATGAAGACGCGCTCTTCATCGGCGGCGGCGTCACCACACTCCTCTCTGACCGCTCTTCACTCTTCGTCAAATATGACGGCGAGTTCGCAAAAGACGGCATGACTCAAGCACTCTCCGCTGGTCTTAAGTTCAAGTTCTAA
- a CDS encoding type 1 glutamine amidotransferase — translation MAVLILQHHEDEVPGRLGEVLAQNSHEINVVKLCAGEDLPSDYGDIDGLVVLGGPMNIDEIEEHPYLECEMALIKWMHQQELPVLGVCLGAQLIAKALGGEVGQMSEVEIGMGDVELNHIGRMDAMLYGMPWRTSQFHMHGYEVTQLPKGATLLASSKSCKNQLFCVGMRTWGVQYHFEWDKQTMLNIVERFSAWIQDSQIDVGTIRSGIEVSYDLHRHFSDRLCDRLVLLVFNATTRSNRAAWSPANF, via the coding sequence ATGGCTGTATTGATATTGCAGCATCATGAGGATGAGGTACCGGGCCGGCTTGGCGAAGTTTTGGCACAAAACTCACACGAAATCAACGTGGTTAAGTTATGTGCTGGCGAGGATTTGCCTTCAGACTATGGTGATATTGACGGGCTTGTTGTACTCGGCGGGCCCATGAATATCGATGAAATAGAAGAGCATCCATATCTAGAATGTGAAATGGCACTAATTAAGTGGATGCATCAGCAGGAGTTGCCGGTTCTAGGTGTTTGTTTGGGGGCTCAGCTGATTGCGAAGGCTCTTGGCGGGGAAGTGGGCCAGATGTCAGAGGTTGAGATTGGGATGGGGGATGTGGAGCTGAATCACATCGGTCGAATGGATGCCATGTTGTATGGGATGCCGTGGCGGACAAGTCAGTTTCATATGCATGGGTATGAGGTAACTCAGCTGCCTAAGGGAGCCACGCTTTTAGCGAGCTCTAAATCCTGTAAGAATCAGCTTTTCTGTGTCGGTATGCGTACTTGGGGTGTGCAATATCATTTTGAATGGGACAAGCAAACCATGCTGAATATTGTGGAGCGGTTTAGTGCCTGGATACAGGATTCGCAGATTGACGTTGGGACGATTCGCAGTGGTATTGAAGTTTCATATGATCTGCACAGGCATTTTTCGGATCGGCTGTGTGATCGCCTCGTATTGCTCGTGTTTAATGCGACGACACGTAGCAATCGTGCTGCATGGTCCCCCGCGAATTTTTAA
- a CDS encoding YwiC-like family protein, translating to MNTESRIKRIFPSRLRSVLLPAEHGAWAALIETILLGFLVSISWQSLVVAFNALLLGLCLQPTKIILRGATNKYQIGRYITAKNALKIIAPLGIALLSFNVIWPQISPGFALILLMGVPLVLVHWLYEISNKPRHLIAILAGMLSIAFIAPAMYSAKTAQPSFSLMILLVLCARQISSIGYARYLVRKSKNLPTSYKELLLLNVISYIAILLIAILPLTDARQIFIKVSIIFIALCLRTVIGVYIVHRRGSIKAKTIGMTELAIGITYVLFAALIIHNQI from the coding sequence ATGAACACAGAAAGCCGCATCAAACGCATATTTCCATCTAGACTGCGATCTGTTCTATTGCCTGCGGAACATGGAGCGTGGGCAGCACTGATAGAAACAATTTTGTTAGGTTTTCTAGTTTCAATCAGTTGGCAATCACTTGTTGTTGCGTTCAATGCGTTACTACTGGGATTATGCTTACAACCCACAAAGATCATATTGCGCGGAGCCACGAATAAATATCAGATTGGGCGCTATATTACAGCAAAAAACGCATTGAAAATCATTGCCCCACTCGGGATAGCATTACTCTCATTTAACGTCATTTGGCCTCAAATATCTCCAGGTTTCGCATTAATATTACTCATGGGTGTCCCATTGGTACTTGTACATTGGCTTTATGAAATCTCAAATAAACCACGGCATCTTATTGCTATTTTAGCAGGAATGTTATCGATAGCATTCATTGCACCCGCAATGTATTCAGCAAAAACGGCTCAACCATCTTTCTCCCTCATGATTCTTCTAGTGTTATGCGCGAGACAAATTTCATCAATTGGTTACGCAAGATATCTCGTCCGGAAATCAAAAAATTTACCCACCAGCTATAAAGAACTTTTACTACTGAATGTAATCAGCTACATTGCAATATTACTTATCGCTATTCTTCCACTAACTGATGCTAGACAAATTTTCATCAAAGTATCAATCATATTCATCGCATTATGCTTAAGAACAGTCATTGGCGTCTACATTGTGCACAGACGCGGCAGTATTAAAGCAAAAACCATTGGCATGACAGAACTTGCCATCGGCATTACATACGTTCTATTCGCCGCATTGATTATTCACAATCAAATTTAA
- a CDS encoding NifB/NifX family molybdenum-iron cluster-binding protein has translation MRVVVPMMRGRFSRHFGKSDVFVVYEIDEIKGEIVNRNEVAKGEVACHGVAKWVADEIKADLVLAGGIGMPAKRGLERWGVKVVGGINEDDADTVMENFLSNPEGVKLVTCWGHEHCKTERCGQDD, from the coding sequence ATGCGTGTTGTTGTGCCAATGATGCGGGGACGATTTTCGCGACATTTCGGTAAATCTGACGTTTTTGTGGTTTACGAGATTGATGAAATAAAAGGTGAGATTGTCAATCGCAATGAAGTGGCTAAAGGTGAAGTTGCTTGCCATGGCGTGGCGAAATGGGTGGCTGATGAAATCAAAGCGGATCTGGTGTTGGCTGGTGGGATAGGAATGCCAGCCAAGCGAGGTCTTGAGCGATGGGGGGTCAAGGTAGTGGGCGGTATTAATGAAGATGATGCCGACACGGTGATGGAAAACTTTTTGTCAAATCCAGAGGGTGTGAAGCTGGTGACGTGCTGGGGGCATGAACACTGTAAAACCGAACGTTGCGGTCAGGATGATTAA
- a CDS encoding methyl-accepting chemotaxis protein — MNGNTEIARIGTYFNELVVKFREIIFEVSGTTHEVASASTEIAVSNEQVASSMDEQASQIAQISSAVEEISASVTEVAKKSVDAADTANESGHVATEGGIVVEHTVESIQSIRDAVITSATFVEQLGKRSEQIGEIINVINDIADQTNLLALNAAIEAARADEHGRCFAVVADEVRKLADSTTSATDEIAKFIEQIQIETKNGVQQMNDGTTRVEEGSNQAVEAAEALNKIVSGANEVSAMIQSIAAAAEEQSAASEEVTRSIE, encoded by the coding sequence GTGAATGGTAACACTGAAATTGCACGCATTGGTACCTACTTCAACGAACTAGTCGTGAAATTTCGTGAAATTATTTTTGAGGTTAGCGGTACAACTCACGAAGTAGCTTCTGCATCAACTGAAATCGCGGTGTCCAATGAACAAGTCGCTAGTAGTATGGATGAACAAGCATCGCAAATTGCACAGATAAGTTCAGCGGTAGAAGAAATATCTGCGTCTGTGACCGAAGTCGCGAAAAAATCAGTTGATGCAGCAGATACTGCTAATGAATCGGGACATGTAGCCACCGAAGGCGGCATTGTCGTTGAGCATACTGTCGAATCAATTCAAAGTATACGCGACGCAGTAATTACCTCAGCAACATTTGTCGAGCAGCTTGGTAAACGAAGTGAACAGATTGGTGAGATTATAAATGTGATCAATGATATTGCAGATCAGACTAATTTATTAGCATTGAATGCAGCAATTGAGGCCGCTAGAGCAGATGAGCATGGACGATGCTTCGCGGTTGTTGCTGATGAAGTACGCAAGCTCGCAGATAGTACAACTAGCGCGACAGACGAAATCGCGAAATTTATTGAACAAATTCAAATAGAAACAAAGAATGGGGTACAGCAAATGAATGATGGGACGACTCGTGTTGAGGAAGGTTCAAATCAAGCCGTAGAAGCAGCTGAAGCTCTCAATAAGATTGTGTCAGGCGCAAACGAAGTGTCAGCTATGATTCAATCAATTGCCGCTGCCGCAGAGGAGCAATCAGCCGCAAGTGAGGAAGTGACACGTTCTATCGAGTAA
- a CDS encoding Tll0287-like domain-containing protein codes for MADLEKVKREGRPYSEAKFFNTIPVVAGWTSANNAASRDEEISFKIVSDNARNSDNSVIVGSFEDELLRQLIRDYKASESEKAHKIDETKNELHFMRAIQLTQDCMLCHGDLDTSPTSDGKDMIGFAMENWQIGDMHGAYHVVMSLDKVDAEVASARWWGICVTIPIVIFVVIIFTVIMRKMVKKPIDDLIDTMQAVFTGD; via the coding sequence ATGGCTGACCTTGAGAAGGTGAAACGTGAAGGACGGCCATATAGCGAAGCTAAATTCTTTAATACTATACCCGTTGTAGCTGGTTGGACATCCGCCAATAATGCCGCTAGTCGAGATGAAGAAATATCATTTAAAATCGTATCAGATAACGCACGAAACTCTGATAACTCAGTGATAGTCGGTTCATTTGAAGATGAGCTTTTGCGTCAACTCATACGAGATTACAAAGCATCAGAGAGTGAAAAAGCACATAAAATCGACGAGACAAAGAACGAACTCCACTTCATGCGTGCGATCCAACTAACCCAGGATTGCATGTTATGTCATGGCGATCTGGATACATCTCCAACCAGTGACGGTAAGGATATGATCGGTTTTGCTATGGAAAATTGGCAGATCGGGGATATGCACGGGGCATATCATGTTGTCATGTCATTAGACAAAGTTGATGCTGAGGTAGCTTCAGCACGTTGGTGGGGTATATGTGTTACCATCCCAATAGTGATTTTTGTCGTGATTATATTTACCGTGATCATGCGAAAAATGGTTAAAAAACCTATTGATGATTTGATAGATACAATGCAAGCCGTTTTTACAGGCGATTAA
- a CDS encoding SLC13 family permease gives MLTPTSVGTQRSSKKPEKIFHNKTVWQVTGLMMAIFSVLLCHFCGMNSGASWTVGVTVLCALWWVSEAIPIPVTSLVPFAIFPIVGVLSHGQVATAYGHTFILLFMAGFMLSKAAEGTQTHRKIAHTVLMVVGGTTAPRIIFGFMAATAFCSMWISNTATAVMMLPVAVAVLEDDESGKLGIPLLLGIAYAASIGGMATIIGTPPNVALLSIYQEATTREIAFHEWILFGLPISIFMLIIAWLYLSRGVKLNKPLNIPVEKKWTKAQVRVMIVLAITAFLWITRALPIVGWAKWTGITTAGDSTIALVAVVAMFLIPSGDKQGNRLLNWQRASSIPWGILLLFGGGLAIAKAFIASGLTEIVAEQLTVLEGMPVLFVIFILCLVVTLMTEVTSNTATANVFLPIVLAAATAMEIDPIILMVPTAMAASCAFMLPVATPPNAVVFGAGKLRIYDMARYGVVLNVIAIVVISVFSWFFMS, from the coding sequence ATGTTGACTCCAACATCAGTGGGTACGCAACGATCGAGTAAAAAACCTGAAAAAATATTTCATAACAAAACGGTATGGCAAGTAACCGGTTTGATGATGGCGATTTTTTCTGTTCTTTTATGCCACTTCTGTGGAATGAATTCTGGTGCGAGCTGGACGGTTGGTGTAACCGTACTTTGCGCGTTGTGGTGGGTAAGTGAGGCAATACCGATACCCGTCACATCGCTCGTTCCGTTTGCCATATTCCCAATTGTCGGTGTTTTATCTCACGGCCAAGTTGCGACCGCATATGGGCATACATTTATACTGCTTTTTATGGCTGGTTTTATGCTTTCTAAAGCGGCAGAAGGTACGCAAACACACCGAAAAATTGCACATACGGTTTTAATGGTTGTCGGAGGGACAACGGCCCCACGTATTATCTTTGGCTTCATGGCTGCAACAGCATTTTGCTCCATGTGGATATCAAATACTGCGACAGCTGTCATGATGCTACCTGTTGCTGTTGCTGTTTTAGAAGATGATGAGAGCGGGAAATTAGGTATACCTTTATTACTAGGCATTGCATATGCAGCCAGTATTGGTGGGATGGCAACCATTATTGGTACGCCGCCAAATGTTGCTTTGCTGAGTATCTATCAAGAAGCTACAACAAGAGAAATCGCGTTTCATGAATGGATATTATTTGGTTTGCCCATATCTATATTTATGTTGATCATTGCGTGGCTATATTTATCTAGAGGTGTGAAACTCAATAAACCTCTCAATATACCTGTCGAAAAGAAATGGACGAAAGCTCAAGTGCGAGTCATGATTGTACTTGCAATTACAGCATTTCTTTGGATAACTCGTGCCCTACCAATCGTGGGATGGGCAAAGTGGACAGGAATCACTACCGCAGGAGATTCAACGATCGCATTGGTTGCAGTTGTAGCAATGTTTCTGATTCCTTCTGGTGATAAGCAAGGTAACCGGTTGTTGAATTGGCAAAGAGCTTCGTCAATTCCATGGGGAATCTTACTTCTTTTTGGAGGAGGGTTGGCAATAGCAAAAGCGTTTATTGCTTCTGGCCTAACTGAAATTGTCGCGGAACAATTGACTGTATTGGAAGGTATGCCAGTTCTGTTTGTGATCTTTATCCTTTGCTTGGTTGTTACTTTGATGACAGAGGTGACATCAAATACCGCGACCGCGAATGTATTTCTTCCTATCGTGTTGGCCGCGGCAACAGCAATGGAAATTGATCCCATAATATTGATGGTTCCAACTGCAATGGCAGCGAGTTGCGCATTTATGCTACCTGTTGCAACGCCACCTAATGCAGTTGTTTTTGGTGCAGGGAAATTAAGAATCTATGATATGGCGCGATATGGTGTGGTGCTCAATGTGATTGCTATTGTCGTGATTTCAGTGTTTAGTTGGTTTTTCATGAGTTGA